A stretch of Chitinophaga caeni DNA encodes these proteins:
- a CDS encoding serine hydrolase domain-containing protein — MRISLILLLCCVALYSCKKDNPLPGSSDSYDFSSVEKVLDDSVPRVMGGKCFALIAVDGKVVFQKGYGNYDGNTRQLVASCSKWLSGAVVMSMVDEGKFKLSDTIGKYLPVFSQYGKGNVTIAQCFSHTSGFPGASEEGYENNQLITLETAVNQIAQNVPLEHTPGTVFNYGSVGMQIAGRICEVVSGKSWSALFKDKIADPCGMTQTDYGSGRNPLVAGGARSTPNDYLRFLVMLMQNGIAPGGTKVLSEQAVQQLEANQTANATILYSPYPVDKLDASGIYGIGNWRDLLSSDGTLIENSSPGAFGSHPWINRGKKITGIIFTFILTEGGQKTFPTSLKIRELCRQIVP, encoded by the coding sequence ATGAGAATTTCCTTGATCTTGTTATTATGTTGTGTGGCGTTGTATTCCTGCAAAAAAGATAATCCTTTACCGGGTTCTAGCGATTCATATGATTTTTCTAGCGTTGAAAAAGTATTGGATGATTCCGTTCCAAGGGTAATGGGTGGAAAATGTTTCGCTTTGATCGCCGTGGATGGGAAAGTAGTGTTTCAAAAAGGATATGGCAACTACGATGGCAACACGAGGCAATTGGTAGCATCTTGCTCTAAGTGGCTCTCCGGTGCGGTTGTTATGAGCATGGTCGACGAAGGAAAGTTCAAACTGTCTGATACCATCGGGAAATACCTGCCGGTATTTTCGCAATACGGCAAAGGAAATGTCACCATAGCACAGTGTTTCTCGCATACGAGCGGCTTCCCCGGTGCATCGGAAGAAGGTTACGAGAATAACCAGTTGATTACCTTGGAAACTGCCGTGAACCAGATCGCCCAAAATGTGCCGTTGGAACATACACCCGGTACCGTTTTTAATTATGGCAGCGTGGGCATGCAAATCGCGGGGCGAATTTGCGAGGTGGTGAGCGGTAAATCATGGTCAGCGTTATTCAAGGATAAAATCGCTGATCCGTGCGGGATGACCCAAACGGATTATGGCAGCGGGAGAAATCCATTGGTAGCAGGTGGTGCAAGAAGTACTCCCAACGATTATCTCCGTTTCCTCGTTATGTTAATGCAAAATGGCATCGCCCCTGGCGGAACCAAGGTTTTGAGTGAGCAGGCAGTACAGCAGCTGGAAGCCAACCAAACCGCGAATGCTACTATCTTGTATAGTCCTTACCCGGTGGATAAGCTGGATGCCAGCGGGATTTACGGGATTGGCAACTGGAGGGACTTGCTATCGTCTGACGGAACACTTATCGAGAACAGTAGCCCCGGCGCTTTCGGTTCGCATCCCTGGATAAATAGGGGGAAGAAGATTACAGGAATTATTTTTACGTTCATATTGACGGAAGGTGGACAGAAAACGTTTCCAACTAGTTTGAAGATCCGCGAATTATGCAGGCAGATCGTTCCATAA
- a CDS encoding AraC family transcriptional regulator — translation MATLPGIASCYQPQQPSVKAGAAVTYSELQPAMNLRSHIYCYWELRTRQVLTDSFYYRVVADGCIDIFFDISNEEAPYIMGLSSRYTSFETGNEFHYIGIRFLPVALPFICGLDAALVTDRCELLSDVLPGIAKELKPLLAGKKNIRTYKVVLDQYWSTLIENCPSTIDMRLMDALKKIIDTNGNVQLGKDLYCGLSDRQLRRLFHQYIGESPKLFSKIIRFQNLLRAKPSVASLKRHKLFFDAGYYDQAHFIKEFKLFYGDTPTIALDK, via the coding sequence ATGGCAACTTTACCCGGTATCGCTTCATGTTATCAACCGCAGCAACCAAGCGTAAAAGCAGGGGCGGCAGTCACGTATTCGGAATTGCAGCCCGCCATGAACCTAAGATCCCATATTTATTGTTATTGGGAATTACGAACGCGGCAGGTATTGACGGACTCATTTTATTACCGGGTGGTGGCAGATGGTTGCATCGATATATTTTTTGATATCAGCAATGAAGAAGCTCCTTATATCATGGGGCTTTCGAGCCGTTACACAAGTTTTGAAACCGGGAATGAATTTCATTATATCGGTATCCGTTTCCTGCCTGTTGCCTTACCTTTTATTTGCGGTTTAGATGCTGCGCTGGTAACTGATAGGTGCGAACTATTGAGCGATGTATTGCCCGGTATAGCAAAGGAGTTAAAACCATTATTAGCCGGCAAGAAGAACATTAGAACCTACAAAGTAGTTTTGGATCAGTACTGGTCGACTTTAATCGAAAATTGCCCTTCAACAATCGACATGCGTTTAATGGATGCATTGAAAAAAATAATCGATACAAACGGTAACGTGCAATTGGGAAAAGATTTGTATTGCGGGTTGAGCGACCGTCAATTGCGCCGTTTGTTTCATCAATATATAGGGGAATCACCGAAACTGTTCAGTAAAATTATCCGTTTTCAAAATTTGCTCCGCGCAAAACCTTCCGTTGCCAGCCTAAAAAGGCACAAACTTTTTTTTGATGCGGGATATTATGACCAAGCTCATTTTATAAAAGAGTTTAAGCTTTTTTATGGTGATACACCAACAATCGCATTGGATAAATAA
- a CDS encoding DUF4135 domain-containing protein: MNYNELVAELKRLGVTPPDTYRASLYLDYLQAAQQYFSSAAGMNIPANNYNFVRSAVRSTNLLNEMAEVFDLYIGAAVEQALFVNAGNNWDYAQFFNNVILGNNYAANLAAFRNTYTVSTTALQLVDQHFRNNIREACTRVFNDRPSIATFYEQIYNRAIIVRSLKKIKSSGSDFHKGGKQVLILTYLGSYEGLDDEGQQAIFYADYKLVYKPSDIELDCLIAGKSGVVNAIHDNFMNRSLFEIYNERLRIYKAANPAFDGLPVTTYGILPMVYQSIHGGGPPLPVRNAYGYIEYLNHDLNGAWIQFFGYYPYAQSDYLIFKSLDKNQIINDFYRTVGAMTAIACTFSIQDLHLENLRVKNYLPYFIDMEISLTKPTDIIENTVLISNALGDAIGGINGICLEAQKMVWEVNDPTNTGRNLGLDYTAVPEFCENRLWEWANVAYYKRNIPVNENVLQSGFDQGMLILKEAQGNNDFNAWFNRIQDVVVRYIPFPTAYFKNNFIATYYLSPQNATGNTAMATLLQTALTDKFNNYQAPANPNFLVLNGAQCLTDLLALDIPIYYYRVGMQDILDSDGNQVQIPATIQIDNNNPPPATVQQNVNIGRNTFLANIPPFAIIQAQQLNILTTPLLFLQRKLALSNSISDGLDDAIKNPTLVIPINN; this comes from the coding sequence ATGAATTATAATGAACTCGTTGCTGAATTGAAGCGCTTGGGCGTAACCCCGCCCGATACTTACAGGGCCTCGTTGTACCTCGATTACTTGCAAGCTGCCCAGCAGTATTTTTCCAGCGCGGCGGGAATGAATATTCCCGCGAATAATTACAATTTTGTAAGATCGGCTGTACGGTCAACAAATTTACTCAACGAGATGGCCGAGGTTTTTGACCTTTACATCGGGGCGGCTGTTGAGCAGGCATTATTTGTGAATGCAGGCAATAATTGGGATTATGCACAATTTTTTAATAATGTCATCCTGGGAAATAACTATGCTGCTAATTTGGCTGCTTTTAGAAATACTTATACTGTTTCTACTACCGCGCTTCAATTGGTTGATCAACATTTCCGGAATAATATCAGGGAAGCTTGCACTAGGGTTTTCAATGATCGTCCTTCTATAGCCACTTTCTATGAACAGATTTATAACCGCGCAATAATCGTCAGGTCATTAAAAAAAATTAAATCATCCGGTTCCGATTTTCATAAGGGAGGTAAGCAAGTTTTAATATTAACCTACCTAGGTTCTTATGAAGGGCTTGATGATGAGGGGCAACAGGCCATTTTTTATGCTGATTATAAACTCGTGTATAAACCAAGCGATATTGAACTCGATTGTTTGATAGCAGGAAAATCTGGTGTTGTAAATGCTATCCATGACAATTTTATGAACCGTAGTCTATTCGAAATATATAACGAACGCCTACGTATTTATAAAGCTGCAAATCCCGCTTTTGATGGTTTACCGGTAACTACTTACGGTATTCTGCCAATGGTATACCAATCTATACATGGCGGAGGTCCACCCTTACCTGTTAGAAACGCTTACGGTTACATTGAATATTTGAACCATGATCTAAATGGCGCCTGGATACAGTTTTTCGGTTATTACCCTTATGCCCAGAGCGACTACCTGATCTTTAAAAGCTTAGACAAGAATCAGATTATCAACGATTTCTATAGGACGGTGGGAGCGATGACTGCTATCGCGTGTACCTTTTCAATACAAGATTTGCATTTAGAAAACTTGAGGGTTAAGAATTATTTGCCCTACTTTATTGATATGGAAATATCCCTTACCAAGCCAACGGATATCATTGAAAATACGGTTCTTATTTCAAATGCACTCGGTGATGCAATAGGGGGGATTAATGGAATTTGCCTCGAAGCCCAGAAGATGGTTTGGGAAGTGAATGATCCGACTAATACGGGAAGAAACCTGGGTCTTGATTATACGGCTGTACCGGAGTTTTGCGAGAATAGGCTCTGGGAATGGGCGAATGTAGCTTATTACAAGAGAAATATACCTGTAAATGAAAACGTCTTACAATCTGGTTTTGATCAAGGTATGCTCATATTAAAAGAAGCGCAAGGTAATAATGATTTTAATGCCTGGTTTAATAGGATACAAGATGTAGTTGTGCGTTATATTCCTTTCCCAACGGCATATTTCAAAAATAATTTTATTGCGACGTATTATTTGTCCCCTCAAAATGCAACGGGTAATACCGCTATGGCGACGTTGTTGCAAACGGCCTTAACGGATAAGTTTAACAACTATCAAGCACCGGCAAACCCCAATTTTTTAGTATTGAATGGAGCACAATGCTTAACAGATTTGCTGGCGCTAGATATACCTATATATTATTACAGGGTGGGGATGCAGGATATATTGGACTCGGATGGCAACCAGGTACAAATCCCCGCAACAATTCAAATAGATAATAATAACCCGCCACCCGCTACAGTACAGCAAAACGTTAATATCGGCAGAAACACCTTCCTGGCTAATATTCCACCCTTTGCTATCATACAAGCACAACAGTTAAATATTTTAACGACCCCACTTTTATTCCTGCAAAGGAAATTGGCCTTGTCCAATTCCATTAGTGACGGATTAGATGATGCTATCAAGAACCCGACCCTCGTAATCCCGATAAATAATTAA
- a CDS encoding DUF6603 domain-containing protein, with protein MASLIEQIINDIEAIPIEPGGSLTLAASDFDLPFMTAFFNDVLLQDSLVLQDAVKNATGNTAITLNGKSGLFGYINLALEISFYEEDEQVKAKVYAVFPATYNPILPVINWMQAADLSFTKILYEENTVVDFKFDFSICSSSYRDVTLPVLLQNSGAADWEINLTGNDNKAITIDQLVALLAGQSVDDFLPAQLVNILAGLSLNNLSTRYNVELHTINFFSIGIGVTNGWAIVEDAVVLLPGLQINLSLFKFTEKSNWLTSASVLGTFVLGGVNVPVYLGAIMGSTTTWTFGLQPDTTVTLPSFSDLLGLAGGQVFLNSLPSGLSEIPEIIVNTLAIEFDATKNVLTRLAFGVNTGSSWPIIEGYFSIAKIYIAFDTRDVNNPLTRNIYGTLNGLFEVGTGNLLMCSIDKTEDNPDWMVTAGLPPGKTLSLTAIALQLFEGKVTVPASIPDFKFSTLLITVVPSKQSFQFEARSTDVWKITESISVDAFDLVFSRNPDDAENPIQGNVSTTLNIASVGVFLSASINSTTDSGWQFSGKTKPGDPIVIGDVIAYVVQKFGVDQPPAWIRTTSLQDLSVAFNSATKDFSFGATAKIKFTSTELAIQVGFSLQHEDAGKYKNVLSGIITIQHIDGGASEFKIDFETGTDNTKLTAAWKAKDASEYLQFADLLNAFGFNAPSIPEGLDLALSAATIIYDFTNSSLALSIQSANYGKAVFIAMRNPADQQWVYFFGLASDLVINLANLPIIDKLTFIDAGKLEITAIDVNFVSTATSAALAVLLNQQIKALLPDEKNIPALPAEGMDGTVSFSMTVNIGGTLYPVNLVLGGSNNDQALVTLDSGEEVKTKWFNIQKNFGPLYFDKIGLGYKDSRIYVMVNVTATASGLSLALNGFGISSPVTTFEISFTISGISITYNNGPILISGGLMGSFSPVNLYGDILIKTSALAIGGIGGYTELEGKPSMFLYAVLNFPIGGPPFFFITGLSAGFGFNRKLLIPGIEGVSTFPFVVWAMPGSGAPVPDPTKDLAAQVNSVLADIENKGIVAPEVGSSWLAAGICFTSFEMVNSFVLVTVIFGTRFEIDLLGLSRIVIPPGSGGSTGIPPVAFAELAIKASYVDGTGLISIEGQLTENSYVLSRSCHLTGGFAFYFWFSGDHEGDFVISLGGYNPNYDVPRNYPKVPRLGANWKVDGNLLISGSLYFALTSNAVMAGGLLEAVWSSGGIRAWFILQADFLIMWKPFHYDIVANTDIGASFTINLLFTKKTITIHVGVGLHVWGPEFSGKAKIKVAIISFTISFGAGDTNIQKSISWDEFIGEMLPQKAGSNRTLTGNANPDICKIKVTNGLLQQLSDVEGELNWVVNSSQLEIITESIIPSKDYDIKNSLSPQIQIVHRNLAKAASANTDFGVRPVGLASADFQSKHIVQITSSSGDAYTFHAEPVFKNIPKGLWQKISFNRSGNPDVGDPLNDTTLTNVLTGFSLKPFIETPATALTVLMQYLQYNVNPPQQHFSWVNTYIPGDDDFQGETVPGTIMDTAAQQNRSMLIAAIPDLGFDIYSNVDVVTLADPSTYYLLAAPLLRLLGEEKTTV; from the coding sequence ATGGCTAGTTTAATCGAACAAATCATAAATGATATCGAAGCTATCCCAATCGAACCTGGTGGTAGTTTGACCTTGGCTGCTTCAGATTTCGATCTGCCGTTCATGACCGCATTTTTTAACGACGTTTTATTACAGGATTCCCTGGTGTTGCAGGACGCGGTAAAGAATGCTACGGGAAATACCGCCATAACCCTTAACGGGAAGAGCGGTTTGTTTGGTTATATAAACCTTGCTTTAGAAATTAGTTTTTACGAGGAAGATGAACAGGTGAAGGCTAAAGTTTATGCTGTATTCCCCGCTACTTATAATCCCATTTTGCCGGTAATTAACTGGATGCAGGCCGCCGATCTTTCCTTTACTAAAATATTGTACGAAGAGAATACCGTAGTTGATTTTAAATTTGATTTCAGTATATGCAGTTCCAGCTACCGGGATGTAACTTTACCTGTTTTACTGCAAAATTCCGGCGCGGCTGATTGGGAAATCAATTTAACCGGTAATGATAATAAAGCCATCACGATTGATCAACTGGTAGCGTTGTTGGCAGGACAATCCGTGGATGATTTTTTACCCGCCCAATTGGTGAATATCCTCGCGGGTCTCAGCCTGAATAATTTATCTACCCGGTATAACGTGGAGTTACATACCATCAATTTTTTCTCTATCGGGATCGGTGTGACCAACGGTTGGGCAATCGTGGAGGATGCCGTGGTATTGCTACCGGGACTTCAAATCAATTTATCGCTCTTTAAATTTACCGAGAAGTCCAACTGGCTTACTTCGGCATCGGTCCTGGGTACCTTCGTATTGGGAGGTGTAAACGTTCCCGTTTATCTCGGCGCCATCATGGGGAGTACCACTACCTGGACTTTCGGTTTGCAGCCGGATACTACCGTTACCTTGCCAAGCTTTTCCGATTTGTTGGGTTTAGCCGGGGGACAGGTTTTTTTGAACTCTTTACCTTCGGGGCTCAGTGAAATTCCGGAAATTATTGTCAATACGCTCGCGATAGAATTTGATGCAACGAAGAATGTATTGACCCGCCTCGCTTTCGGTGTAAATACGGGTAGTAGTTGGCCTATTATCGAAGGTTATTTTTCGATAGCAAAAATTTACATAGCATTTGATACCAGGGATGTAAACAATCCGCTGACAAGAAATATTTACGGGACGCTCAATGGTTTGTTCGAAGTCGGTACGGGGAATTTATTGATGTGCTCTATCGATAAAACGGAAGATAACCCTGATTGGATGGTTACCGCCGGTTTGCCTCCGGGTAAGACCTTGAGTCTTACCGCCATCGCTTTACAATTATTTGAAGGAAAAGTTACCGTACCCGCGAGCATTCCTGATTTCAAGTTTTCTACCTTGTTGATAACGGTTGTTCCTTCAAAGCAATCTTTTCAGTTCGAAGCCCGCTCAACGGATGTTTGGAAAATAACGGAATCTATTTCAGTAGATGCATTCGACCTGGTATTCTCCAGGAACCCGGATGATGCCGAGAACCCGATTCAAGGCAATGTGTCTACCACCTTGAACATTGCAAGTGTAGGGGTGTTTTTATCAGCATCGATTAATAGTACTACGGATAGCGGTTGGCAATTCTCCGGCAAAACAAAGCCGGGAGATCCTATCGTGATTGGCGATGTTATTGCATACGTCGTGCAAAAATTCGGCGTAGATCAACCCCCGGCTTGGATACGCACTACCAGTTTACAAGATTTATCGGTGGCTTTTAACTCGGCCACCAAGGACTTCTCATTCGGAGCAACTGCCAAGATAAAATTTACATCCACCGAATTGGCCATCCAGGTAGGATTCAGTTTACAACATGAGGATGCCGGTAAATACAAAAATGTACTGTCGGGTATTATTACGATTCAGCATATCGATGGCGGCGCTTCGGAATTTAAAATCGATTTTGAAACCGGTACGGATAACACGAAACTAACCGCTGCTTGGAAAGCCAAGGATGCATCGGAATATTTGCAATTTGCAGATTTACTGAATGCTTTCGGTTTCAATGCTCCCAGCATCCCGGAAGGGTTAGACTTGGCCCTGTCGGCGGCGACCATCATTTATGATTTTACAAATTCCAGCCTGGCTTTATCCATTCAATCTGCTAATTACGGTAAGGCGGTGTTTATCGCGATGCGGAATCCTGCGGATCAGCAATGGGTGTACTTCTTCGGCCTCGCTTCAGACCTGGTCATCAACTTGGCGAACTTACCGATCATCGATAAATTGACTTTTATCGATGCCGGGAAACTTGAAATTACGGCTATCGATGTAAACTTCGTTTCTACGGCAACATCTGCGGCGCTGGCTGTGCTATTGAATCAACAGATCAAGGCGTTATTGCCGGATGAGAAGAATATCCCGGCGCTACCTGCTGAAGGCATGGACGGAACCGTATCCTTTTCAATGACGGTTAATATCGGCGGAACCTTATACCCGGTTAACCTGGTACTGGGCGGTTCAAATAATGACCAAGCCCTCGTAACGCTTGACAGTGGAGAAGAAGTCAAAACCAAGTGGTTCAACATACAGAAGAATTTCGGACCGCTTTATTTCGATAAGATTGGTTTGGGTTATAAAGACTCCCGGATTTACGTAATGGTGAACGTCACCGCAACGGCTAGCGGCTTGAGTCTTGCCCTGAACGGCTTCGGAATTTCTTCACCGGTTACCACCTTCGAAATATCATTCACGATAAGCGGTATCTCCATAACCTATAATAACGGGCCTATATTAATCAGCGGTGGCTTGATGGGCTCATTTAGCCCGGTAAATTTATACGGGGATATCCTGATTAAAACATCTGCCCTGGCAATTGGGGGCATCGGCGGATATACAGAGTTGGAAGGGAAGCCTTCGATGTTCTTGTATGCCGTATTAAACTTCCCGATTGGCGGGCCGCCGTTTTTCTTTATTACGGGTTTATCCGCGGGATTCGGATTTAACAGGAAGTTACTGATTCCCGGGATAGAAGGGGTGTCTACATTTCCGTTCGTTGTTTGGGCCATGCCGGGTAGCGGTGCGCCGGTGCCTGATCCTACAAAGGATTTAGCAGCGCAGGTCAATAGTGTTTTGGCCGATATCGAAAATAAGGGAATCGTTGCACCGGAAGTTGGAAGCTCGTGGTTAGCGGCCGGTATTTGTTTTACTTCTTTCGAGATGGTCAACTCCTTCGTATTGGTTACCGTGATATTCGGAACGAGGTTCGAAATTGACCTGCTGGGTTTATCTAGGATCGTGATCCCGCCTGGTTCGGGTGGCAGCACCGGTATTCCGCCGGTTGCTTTCGCGGAACTGGCGATCAAAGCATCGTACGTGGATGGAACGGGGTTAATATCTATCGAAGGACAACTTACTGAAAACTCGTACGTGTTATCCCGGTCCTGCCATCTCACGGGTGGATTTGCATTTTATTTTTGGTTTAGCGGTGATCATGAAGGGGATTTCGTGATTTCACTCGGTGGTTATAATCCCAATTATGATGTACCGCGAAATTACCCGAAGGTACCGAGGTTGGGCGCTAATTGGAAGGTAGACGGCAACTTGTTAATCAGCGGTAGTTTATACTTTGCACTTACCTCCAATGCCGTGATGGCAGGGGGACTGCTAGAGGCTGTATGGAGCAGTGGCGGTATCAGGGCATGGTTCATATTGCAAGCCGACTTCCTGATTATGTGGAAACCCTTCCATTATGATATTGTTGCTAACACGGATATCGGCGCTTCATTCACGATCAACTTATTATTTACGAAGAAAACCATCACGATACATGTAGGGGTGGGTTTGCATGTTTGGGGACCCGAGTTTAGCGGTAAGGCAAAAATTAAAGTAGCGATCATATCCTTCACAATTTCCTTCGGTGCGGGCGATACAAATATTCAAAAATCTATTTCTTGGGATGAATTTATTGGGGAAATGTTGCCCCAGAAGGCTGGCAGTAACAGGACTCTAACCGGTAATGCAAACCCGGATATCTGTAAAATAAAAGTAACGAATGGATTACTGCAACAATTAAGTGATGTTGAAGGTGAATTAAACTGGGTAGTGAATAGCTCGCAACTCGAAATTATAACGGAATCGATCATACCTTCTAAAGATTATGATATTAAAAATAGCTTGTCGCCGCAAATCCAAATCGTGCATAGAAATCTTGCGAAGGCCGCTTCGGCAAATACAGATTTCGGTGTACGACCCGTGGGCTTGGCTTCCGCTGATTTCCAATCGAAGCATATCGTTCAAATCACTTCAAGCAGCGGGGATGCTTACACTTTCCACGCCGAACCGGTATTTAAAAATATTCCTAAGGGGCTCTGGCAGAAAATCAGTTTCAATAGATCCGGCAACCCCGATGTAGGAGATCCGTTAAATGATACGACGCTTACCAACGTGTTGACAGGTTTTAGTTTGAAACCCTTCATAGAAACACCAGCCACGGCTTTAACAGTCTTGATGCAATATTTGCAATATAATGTTAACCCGCCGCAGCAACATTTTTCCTGGGTCAATACATACATACCCGGGGACGATGATTTTCAAGGTGAAACCGTGCCCGGAACCATCATGGATACCGCGGCGCAACAAAATCGTTCCATGTTAATCGCTGCAATTCCCGACCTGGGGTTTGATATTTATTCGAATGTTGATGTTGTAACATTAGCCGATCCTTCTACATATTATCTATTAGCTGCACCCTTGTTGCGTTTACTGGGGGAAGAAAAAACTACCGTATGA